One region of Populus trichocarpa isolate Nisqually-1 chromosome 4, P.trichocarpa_v4.1, whole genome shotgun sequence genomic DNA includes:
- the LOC18098157 gene encoding alpha-1,3-mannosyl-glycoprotein 2-beta-N-acetylglucosaminyltransferase isoform X1: protein MRKIRCDYRCLLLIAAVVAFFYIQMRLFATQSEYADRLAVALESENHCTSQSRLLIDQISIHQSNIVSLQEQNRRQAEECRQLKALLDDLERKGVRKVVDKAQAPVAAVVIMACNRADYLQRTIESILKYQSSVASKYPLFVSQDGSDPNVRSKAMSYDQLMYIQHLDSEPVQTERPGELIAYYKIARHYKWAMDQLFYKHNFSRVIILEDDMEIAPDFFDYFEAAAALLEKDKSIMAVSSWNDNGQKQFVHDPYELYRSDFFPGLGWMLTKSIWDELSPKWPKAYWDDWLRLKENHKGRQFIRPEVCRTYNFGEHGSSLGQFFQQYLQPIKLNNVKVDWKAKDLSYLTKDNYTKHFADIVRKAKPVHGTDAVLKAYNIEGDVRIQYRDQPDFEWIAHQFGIFEEWKDGIPRTSFKGVVVFRYHTTRRIFLVGPESLRQLGIEDA from the exons atgagaaaaataagatgCGATTACCGATGCCTTCTTCTGATAGCAGCCGTAGTCGCATTCTTCTACATCCAG ATGCGGCTATTTGCGACGCAATCAGAGTACGCAGATCGGCTTGCTGTTGCGCTTGAATCAGAGAATCATTGCACTTCTCAATCGCGATTACTTATTGATCAAATTAGCATTCACCAATCCAATATTGTTTCTCTTCAag AACAAAATAGACGTCAAGCCGAAGAGTGTAGACAGCTCAAGGCGCTTCTCGATGATCTTGAAA GAAAAGGCGTTCGAAAAGTGGTTGACAAGGCACAG GCACCAGTGGCAGCCGTTGTGATCATGGCCTGCAATCGTGCTGATTATTTACAACGGACAATTGAGTCTATTTTGAA GTATCAAAGCTCTGTTGCTTCGAAGTATCCACTTTTTGTGTCTCAG gATGGATCAGACCCAAATGTAAGAAGCAAGGCTATGAGTTATGATCAGCTAATGTACATTCAG CACTTAGATTCTGAACCAGTACAAACAGAAAGACCTGGGGAATTGATTGCATACTACAAGATTGCAA GGCATTACAAATGGGCAATGGATCAATTATTCTACAAGCATAATTTCAGCCGAGTAATCATACTTGAAG ACGATATGGAAATCGCCCCTGATTTTTTTGATTACTTTGAGGCTGCTGCAGCTCTTCTTGAAAAGGATAA GTCCATCATGGCTGTTTCTTCATGGAATGACAATGGACAAAAGCAGTTTGTGCATGATCCTT ATGAACTTTATCGGTCAGATTTCTTTCCTGGACTTGGCTGGATGCTGACTAAATCTATTTGGGACGAACTATCCCCTAAATGGCCAAAAG CTTACTGGGATGATTGGTTGAGATTAAAGGAGAATCATAAAGGTCGACAGTTCATTCGTCCAGAAGTATGCCGAACATATAACTTCGGTGAGCAT GGCTCAAGTTTAGGGCAGTTTTTCCAGCAATATCTCCAGCCTATTAAACTGAACAATGTAAAG GTTGATTGGAAGGCAAAGGATTTAAGCTACCTGACAAAG GACAATTATACAAAGCATTTTGCCGACATTGTGAGAAAAGCTAAACCTGTCCATGGAACTGATGCTGTTCTTAAGGCCTATAATATAGAGGGTGATGTGCGTATCCAGTACAGGGACCAACCAGACTTTGAATGGATTGCACACCAGTTTGGTATTTTTGAAGAGTGGAAG GATGGAATACCAAGGACATCATTTAAAGGAGTAGTTGTTTTCAGATACCATACAACAAGACGTATATTCCTTGTTGGTCCAGAATCTCTGAGGCAACTTGGGATCGAAGATGCTTGA
- the LOC18098157 gene encoding alpha-1,3-mannosyl-glycoprotein 2-beta-N-acetylglucosaminyltransferase isoform X2 — MRLFATQSEYADRLAVALESENHCTSQSRLLIDQISIHQSNIVSLQEQNRRQAEECRQLKALLDDLERKGVRKVVDKAQAPVAAVVIMACNRADYLQRTIESILKYQSSVASKYPLFVSQDGSDPNVRSKAMSYDQLMYIQHLDSEPVQTERPGELIAYYKIARHYKWAMDQLFYKHNFSRVIILEDDMEIAPDFFDYFEAAAALLEKDKSIMAVSSWNDNGQKQFVHDPYELYRSDFFPGLGWMLTKSIWDELSPKWPKAYWDDWLRLKENHKGRQFIRPEVCRTYNFGEHGSSLGQFFQQYLQPIKLNNVKVDWKAKDLSYLTKDNYTKHFADIVRKAKPVHGTDAVLKAYNIEGDVRIQYRDQPDFEWIAHQFGIFEEWKDGIPRTSFKGVVVFRYHTTRRIFLVGPESLRQLGIEDA; from the exons ATGCGGCTATTTGCGACGCAATCAGAGTACGCAGATCGGCTTGCTGTTGCGCTTGAATCAGAGAATCATTGCACTTCTCAATCGCGATTACTTATTGATCAAATTAGCATTCACCAATCCAATATTGTTTCTCTTCAag AACAAAATAGACGTCAAGCCGAAGAGTGTAGACAGCTCAAGGCGCTTCTCGATGATCTTGAAA GAAAAGGCGTTCGAAAAGTGGTTGACAAGGCACAG GCACCAGTGGCAGCCGTTGTGATCATGGCCTGCAATCGTGCTGATTATTTACAACGGACAATTGAGTCTATTTTGAA GTATCAAAGCTCTGTTGCTTCGAAGTATCCACTTTTTGTGTCTCAG gATGGATCAGACCCAAATGTAAGAAGCAAGGCTATGAGTTATGATCAGCTAATGTACATTCAG CACTTAGATTCTGAACCAGTACAAACAGAAAGACCTGGGGAATTGATTGCATACTACAAGATTGCAA GGCATTACAAATGGGCAATGGATCAATTATTCTACAAGCATAATTTCAGCCGAGTAATCATACTTGAAG ACGATATGGAAATCGCCCCTGATTTTTTTGATTACTTTGAGGCTGCTGCAGCTCTTCTTGAAAAGGATAA GTCCATCATGGCTGTTTCTTCATGGAATGACAATGGACAAAAGCAGTTTGTGCATGATCCTT ATGAACTTTATCGGTCAGATTTCTTTCCTGGACTTGGCTGGATGCTGACTAAATCTATTTGGGACGAACTATCCCCTAAATGGCCAAAAG CTTACTGGGATGATTGGTTGAGATTAAAGGAGAATCATAAAGGTCGACAGTTCATTCGTCCAGAAGTATGCCGAACATATAACTTCGGTGAGCAT GGCTCAAGTTTAGGGCAGTTTTTCCAGCAATATCTCCAGCCTATTAAACTGAACAATGTAAAG GTTGATTGGAAGGCAAAGGATTTAAGCTACCTGACAAAG GACAATTATACAAAGCATTTTGCCGACATTGTGAGAAAAGCTAAACCTGTCCATGGAACTGATGCTGTTCTTAAGGCCTATAATATAGAGGGTGATGTGCGTATCCAGTACAGGGACCAACCAGACTTTGAATGGATTGCACACCAGTTTGGTATTTTTGAAGAGTGGAAG GATGGAATACCAAGGACATCATTTAAAGGAGTAGTTGTTTTCAGATACCATACAACAAGACGTATATTCCTTGTTGGTCCAGAATCTCTGAGGCAACTTGGGATCGAAGATGCTTGA
- the LOC18098158 gene encoding homoserine kinase, whose protein sequence is MAICFLSPLKPITPTTSLTTNLNPKKPNILRCNFSLPIITTTEPEPVFTSVRSFAPATVANLGPGFDFLGCAVDGLGDFVSLRVDPSVHPGELSISDISGTKNLSKNPLNNCAGIAAIATMKMLNIRSVGLSLSLEKGLPLGSGLGSSAASAAAAAVAVNEMFGRKLEVKDLVLAGLESEAKVSGYHADNIAPAIMGGFVLIRSYDPLELMSLQFPVEKDLIFVLVSPDFEAPTKKMRAALPAEIGMSHHVWNCSQAGALVASVLQGDLVGLGKALSSDKIVEPKRAPLIPGMVGVKKAALEAGAFGCTISGAGPTAVAVVGSEDRGMEVGERMVEAFWKEGNLKAVAMVKRLDRVGARLVGSVPR, encoded by the coding sequence ATGGCAATctgttttctttctcctttgaaACCCATAACCCCAACAACTTCCTTGACAACAAACCTtaatcctaaaaaaccaaacatcCTTCGCTGTAACTTTTCTCTGCCCATCATCACAACCACCGAACCTGAACCCGTTTTCACCTCCGTTAGATCCTTCGCACCCGCCACCGTCGCCAATCTTGGCCCTGGCTTCGACTTCCTCGGATGCGCCGTTGATGGCCTCGGCGACTTCGTCTCTCTCCGTGTCGACCCCTCGGTCCACCCCGGCGAGCTCTCCATCTCCGATATTTCAGGCACAAAAAATCTCTCCAAAAACCCTCTCAACAACTGTGCTGGCATCGCCGCCATTGCGACCATGAAGATGCTCAACATTCGCTCTGTGGGTCTCTCTCTTTCCCTCGAAAAGGGCCTTCCTTTAGGATCGGGACTCGGATCCAGCGCTGCCAGTGCTGCTGCGGCTGCTGTGGCGGTGAATGAGATGTTTGGAAGGAAATTGGAGGTGAAAGATCTGGTATTGGCTGGATTGGAATCTGAAGCTAAAGTTTCAGGTTACCATGCTGATAATATAGCACCAGCAATAATGGgtggttttgttttgattagaaGTTATGATCCATTAGAGCTAATGAGTTTACAATTCCCCGTTGAAAAAGACTTGATCTTTGTGCTTGTTAGTCCTGATTTTGAAGCCCCAACTAAGAAAATGAGGGCTGCATTGCCTGCTGAAATAGGGATGTCACACCATGTGTGGAATTGTAGTCAAGCTGGGGCTTTAGTGGCTTCAGTGCTGCAAGGGGATTTGGTGGGGTTAGGGAAGGCACTGTCAAGTGACAAAATTGTGGAGCCTAAAAGGGCTCCTCTGATTCCTGGTATGGTAGGGGTTAAGAAGGCGGCTCTGGAGGCAGGGGCTTTTGGATGTACCATTAGTGGGGCAGGACCGACAGCGGTGGCAGTGGTGGGTAGTGAGGATAGAGGGATGGAAGTTGGGGAGAGAATGGTGGAGGCGTTTTGGAAAGAAGGGAATTTGAAGGCTGTTGCTATGGTTAAGAGGCTGGATAGAGTTGGTGCTAGACTAGTTGGTAGTGTTCCTAGATGA